A segment of the Salminus brasiliensis chromosome 1, fSalBra1.hap2, whole genome shotgun sequence genome:
ATGCACTCCGCATTCCGCTGGAAAACGATGTGCTTACAGTGCAGTGCCTAAAGGAAACATGGAAGTAACTGTTGTTGCAGCACTTTGAGCTGCAGTGGAATGGATGAACGGTGGTGTGTAAACAGGTGGCTCTTTCATTGGCGAGGCGAGGCTATAGCTTTTATATTAAAGGCTGGAATGACGGCCAGTGAACGGTGAGGATGGGGAAGCATTGTAAGCTGGACACAACAACAGACACCCCTCCTCCTGCCAGTGAGTCCTCCATGAACATCAACTTTTCCATTCGTGTAATAAATAACGTGTTCATCTCACACTGCTGAAGTTGAACTGGATTCAGTACACTTCAGTGAAGTTTCAGTGCAGCTGAAGCACAGTAAACGTGGGTTTTGCTGGAGTGAAGAGAACATAGCTTCAGTGTCGAGGTGGGAGACATGGCAAAAATACAATATCAAAAAATTGCAAGATATTATTTCcatcacaatattttttatttaccttctttctgacatttttttttattgcaattAATGCCACATAAAAACAGTATGAAAATCAATCAATTATACACCAGTTAAACCCAACTCATAGTGCCCCTATTGAAACTGACACTTTGGTCAGCCTTCTTGTACTGCGCATGAAAGCATGCTGTGACATAATGTGGCATTGCTGACCAtggtaataataaatattgtcatattgttcTCCCTTACTTTTTAATAAAATCTATATAACTAAAATAATGAATGTTTTTCTTTCATATCAGATTGAACGTATGTCGATATCCACCATGGATAGTCTGGCCCGCGCCAATGGCAACTTCGCCCTGGACCTGTACAAGGCCTTGAGTGCCAATAACCCAGTGGGCAACATGTTCTTTTCACCGTTGAGCATCAGCGCGGCACTCAGCATGGTCTACCTCGGTTCAAGGGGGACCACTGCTAAAGAAATGGCTGAGGTAAGAGCATCCACAGTAGGACAGTGTTAAGGTGGGTATTGCATTTAATGGACAGTGTAAAACACCACAACTAGATACCCCTACAATCTTATGCACCTATGATGATAAATAGCCGCCATCTTCTCAAAGTTGACCATTCACCTCAAAAGCCACCCCCCTCTTTTGACTAGATTTGACAAAACATTTTGActgaatataaataaagaatatgATATTATAACTTATATAAACATGGCAACACATTTAGAATGGGAATATGATTAAAAAACTGTGACAAAAACTGCACATATCCTAATGATGCCTTGAGCTTGTAGCATATTAACAATGACAGCTCTAATCACATCCTGAAAAAGGTTGTTGTGAGTGACCACAGATCCACCTACGGCATGTTTATGACTTGACAACGGACTTTATACCAAAGCAGTTTGCATGCTCATGACAGGCTTGTTAATGCTCTGTAACTCTTCAGATGTATAACTGAAGAGTATGTAGAAATGATAACATGGTTGTATGACTCCCTTGTGTTTGCAGGTCATGTccttcagttcagtctctgaTGTTCACACTCAGTTCAAGTCTCTCAACTCTGCAATCAACAGCCCCAAAGCCTCCTACATCCTCAGACTGGCCAACAGGCTGTATGGAGAGAAGACTTTCAAGTTCTTATCCGTGAGTTGTATTCCCACATTCATTTTGATTCTGTTTTCACGGGGCATGGGGCTCAAACATAGGCTAAGTGGGTTTCATAAATAGGGGCTCTGGgtaggtttgtacatgtgttgttactgggaacCAGTTGGAGCTTCATAAATGGGCCCCTTTGTTACATCCCACCTTAATCTTTCATGGGTTCCATCCAGGCCCcatgtacagtgtacaacccagaggGGCCTCCCTGTCACTGACCCTGgtaggcatccatatgtggggccaacatggaacacgaagacaaaactttctggttcccagttgggctacccacaCAGGccacacatggacatgttagctgggtttaGTTGTAGTACCAGTGTAGATCCCTAGGTCAAAGTTGTAACTTTTGTCAAAGTAATTCATTTCTGAATACGTTTTCTGTTATATTTAGTTCACATATTTAACTTCTTAGCTAAGCTGTTTAGTGGGTTAACAAAGCTGATCCACAGTCTAACTTTGAACTGAATTATAGGAAAGCCAGGacacaatatttttttaattcgtTTTGCATTTTGTGAAATGGTTAGGACAAACCAGACACTCACGGACGGAAAAAGAAGGAGTCTTTTATAGAGAACAGCCAATTTACAGACAGAGTAGACAACTTGAGCCAGATCAAAACCAGGAGTAGTGAAAGCAGATACATGGCCAAGGCAAAATGGTAGTGAAAAAAAATGAGGTCAACCCAAAAACATACAAGATCAGACAAACAAAGCAAAAGGACAAGgcaaaaagtggaaaactggaAGACAAACAGGTCAAAAGCACTATCataagaataaaagaaaaaatgctCAGTATGCTTGCAATAATACGACAGCAGTACTTCGCAACGAGGCAACCAAAGGAAGGGTTTAAATACAAAACAATGATGCATAAACAGGTGTACGAAATCAAAATTCAGGCGACAATGAACTAGAGAACTGTCCATGATTGGCTGGTGGAGGGCAGGTGACAGTTGCGAGAGTCTGGCGGCAGTCATGGCTATAGTCATAGTGTAGTCCTTAGAGTCAACTGGACCAGTGGGTGAACCCGGGAGTGTGACCTTTTGGAACACTTTTGGAAGAAAGGTATGGGTGAAAGATGATTCTCTGTCCCTTCAGCATATGTTAGGctgaataaaatgttattttatgttaGTAAATTGATATTAATGAAAATTTGCATGTTGTTGTACCACTGCAATATCAAAAAGAATGTTTAAAAGAGCCGGCTTATATCAGCGCATTAAGCTAACTTGGTGGAGTGGAGTCGTGGGTTCCTAGTGTTGCAATCACTGCAGTAAAGCCGTTGCACAGAAATGGGTGTACATGCAACAGCATGCAAACTTCAGGCCACCACACGAATTACCAAACATTTTTGTTGCACGCAGCATGGAGCTGCATGTGGTTCATCTGATCTTACATGATCTTATTATGTAATTCTTCGTAAAACTCTTCTTCGACAAAGAGTACTTCTTACCTCAAGACCAAGATCAAGACCATTCCTTTGCGGCCCtgaaagccaagactggacatGAACACTACAAAACTGAAAGAGTAGAGATTCTACCCAGGTGTTCTAATGTCCTGTGTGTGTAACCTGAGTGTTGTGTCCTTTGTTGCAGGAGTTTGTGGACTCTACTCAGAAGTTGTACCAAGCTGATCTGCAGGCTGTAGACTTCATTGGAGCATCAGATGAGTCACGGAAGCTCATCAACGGCTGGGTGGAAGagcagacagagagtgagaacacAACCTTTCCACATCAAATCATATTTGACTGTAAAGGCTATGTTCATCAGACCACCCTCATCATACGTTGCTTTTGTTTCTCAGATAAAATCAAAGATCTACTGAAGCCAGGCATGGTCACTGGAATGACACGGCTCGCCCTGGTCAATGCGATCTACTTCAAAGGCAACTGGCTGCAGAGATTTAATGCTCAAGACACCAAAGAGATGCCCTTTAAGATAAACAAGGTGGGATTCAGTGAATGCATAAAAATATAACACATGTACACATGATTGTACTGTTGTATACTTATTAGCGGCCTCTGTCAACGCtggtctgtgtgtatgtccgtTAGAATGAGAGGAAAACGGTGCAGATGATGTACCAGATGAAGAAGTTCCCCTTTAACTATATCCCTGACTACAATCTGCAAGTGCTGGAGTTGCCATACGTGCAGAAGGAGCTCAGCATGCTGGTGCTTCTCCCTCAGGAGGCAGAGGATGGCTCTGACCCACTTCAAAAGGTCAGTACAAACTAAATCTCTAAATTGTTGTCCTTTATTGGCTTCtcattagggctgggcgatatggtaaaaatactatatcacgatatttaaatactttttttgtgatactcgatatttatcacgatacatgtaaatcatagactaaaaacatcagtagcaacagattcttatgaactactattcagatcctctcccagACTGAATagagtgatttatactcaacatctgctgctctttatctaattaaaccagtctaattacactgttagtaagcactaacaatatcctccaTATGTttattgttatcacaataacataatttatcacaatacaataaaatattgtcatattgcccagctctattctCATGTAGAGTAAGGGACAGATCTACTAATGTTTATGTCCTATTCCCTATTTTGACTGTGGTGATTTACTAAAGTGGACCAAGGTGCCCACAAAAGATCAAAGGGGGCAGTCACTGATATCTCAGTGTTTgctggtttttgtttttgacataCTATGAAAatggctgttgttctttacatgcaCATGTCAAAATTCACACATTATGTGTCAAAATGTACATTGGTTTCCACTGCAAATTAAGAAgtttttttctcctgtaaagttgccattttggagttaCAGTACTTTTACCTCACAGCGGCAATATGTATTCATAGCAGATTCCATTTCTAAGTGCAAAATACTAGGAGGAGATTATAATAAACTGCCAATTGCTGGTGCTCAAAAGTGTATTATTGTTACTGCATTATCACTACATTGCTGCATTATTAAAACTACTTGTTAGAAGTTCACagttttttaaacaaaatgaaaaaaatacatacagcgTAGCACATTTCCAAAGTTGCATTATAGATATTattctataaagaaatgaaaaatcaGGGAAACACAATAAAATACTAATTTGGCCGATTCTGATTCTATGACTGCTTGTTTCCTCATTCTTTCTGTAAGTGTTGTGGCTTCTGCTTAATATATGTCACTCTAATGCTTTAATGCCGTGCTCTCAGCTACAAGCTCACATTCAAGTTCAAATTTGTACACCTCCCAAATGAATAGGAAGCTCTCAGTGAAGTTAAACAAGTATTTCATGAAATCTCTCATTTTCAATTTCACTCGACACAAAAGTCAAAATAAGTCAAAATAATTTCTTACTTCCTTGAAGGCGCTCATTGTTAACATGTAAAGAGCTTGCAGGAACCGGTTGTTGGTTCAAGTATGTGGGTGGTATATTTGACCTTCCCAAGAATGTGAAAAGTATGCTGTTGAGTGTTAGTACTCTCTTTTGTGTCGTATGTACATGCAGCTTTAGGGGTGGTACAGtttgacattttcattgtaTGATAACCCGGTCATGGCATTAAGAAATTTATGGAAACACTCAAGAAGGTGGttaaaatgaaaagaagaaaaatgaaatgaaatgttaaCAGTGTCACTCTCACATGCATTAAATTAAACATTCCAAATTGGTATTGCCATTAAACAGTAGATTTGAACAGTATCTTTACCTTTCAGCAGAATGTTTTCTTTAATTACTCAGTGCAGACCTGTAAGAGAACTAGCTGTTCAGccaaaagaggaagaggaattGGATGGTTGCAAAGACAGTGGCACAAATCAGTTAATGATTTTGGTAGCTGTCATGAGTGATAGCACAAGCTATCCATGTAGCATGGAATCAAAAAGTACAGGAAACGTACAGATGATGTATTTTTTGTATTCCAAATAATACAACGGTCAGCTCTGAGAGCACAGCGTGATCAGGTAACGGTCATTCTAATCCAGGCACAATACCTGTAGCAGTaacactggttcactggttacTGGGTAACAACAGTGGTCATCTTACCTCAGCTGTCAAAACTACAGGAACTGCTTTTATGCTATAAGTAAATTCATCCTCAATAGTATTCAAGACTTTTCTTCTTCACTTTGTAGAGCCCCTGAGTAACATCAACACAGTGCTCAACATGATGTGGTGTCGCAAACAACATGACATGCTCCATTGTTTGATTGTTATAGCCTAACCTCTTCCTGACTATATTTGTCCTGGTTAACAGCTGGAGAACGAGCTGACGCTGGACAAACTGCTCGAGTGGACCAATCCAGACAACATGGACACAGGAACGGACATCGTGGTCCATCTGCCAAAATTCAAGCTGGAGTGGGAGAGCTCTCTGGAGGGGTTGCTGAGCAAGATGGGCATGAGCTCTTTGTTCCAGGCATCTGCTGCAGATCTGACGGGCATGAGCAGCGACGGGGGCCTTTATTTGTCAGCAGTGGCCCACAAAGCCTTCGTGGAGGTTAATGAGGAAGGCACAGAGGCAGCAGCAGCCACCGCAGGCATCATCGCTTTCTGCATGCTGCGAGAGGAGCACTTCATGGCGGACCACCCCTTCTTGTTCTTCATCAGGCACAATCCCACTAACAGCATCCTTTTCCTTGGCAGGTTCAGAGGCCCACCATAAAAACGTAGTATATTCTCTTatgccataaaaaaaaagaaatgcttgtttcatgttttcattgataaataataaaatgattagTTGAATAATTAGACTTACATTCTCTGACTGAGACACTATGCCATGCAAGCAGTAAATAGGCaatacatttattacagacaTTCACTGTGTAATCTGTGATCAGACCTCCTTCCTTACTTTCTATGGAGCCACTTCCATTTCTGAGGAATCTCCTTTCAGGTAGGCAGTTCTAGGAAGTCACCATCCCTCTGTGTGAATAAATAGCTAAccagaaattaaaataaatacaaattagaaaaaagaaaggaaatcgACCATCAaaatttccatttttaaaactattttaGTGTTTTGAAATAGTAAAAACACTTAAATGCACTAATGTA
Coding sequences within it:
- the LOC140560382 gene encoding leukocyte elastase inhibitor-like translates to MSISTMDSLARANGNFALDLYKALSANNPVGNMFFSPLSISAALSMVYLGSRGTTAKEMAEVMSFSSVSDVHTQFKSLNSAINSPKASYILRLANRLYGEKTFKFLSEFVDSTQKLYQADLQAVDFIGASDESRKLINGWVEEQTENKIKDLLKPGMVTGMTRLALVNAIYFKGNWLQRFNAQDTKEMPFKINKNERKTVQMMYQMKKFPFNYIPDYNLQVLELPYVQKELSMLVLLPQEAEDGSDPLQKLENELTLDKLLEWTNPDNMDTGTDIVVHLPKFKLEWESSLEGLLSKMGMSSLFQASAADLTGMSSDGGLYLSAVAHKAFVEVNEEGTEAAAATAGIIAFCMLREEHFMADHPFLFFIRHNPTNSILFLGRFRGPP